In Bacteroidia bacterium, one DNA window encodes the following:
- the tatA gene encoding twin-arginine translocase TatA/TatE family subunit: MVMLFLGDVGGGELLLIMLVVLLFFGSKQIPQLARGLGKGIREFKDAANGIQREIEKSIHEVPAPEEKVVERIEPKPLQEYIEPEIVEETKAELPEIKPAPGSIAREV; the protein is encoded by the coding sequence ATGGTAATGTTATTTTTAGGTGATGTCGGAGGTGGTGAATTGTTGTTAATCATGTTGGTGGTATTGTTGTTTTTTGGATCAAAACAAATTCCTCAGTTAGCTAGAGGTTTGGGCAAGGGGATTCGTGAATTTAAGGATGCCGCGAATGGAATTCAAAGAGAGATAGAAAAAAGCATCCATGAGGTTCCAGCACCTGAAGAGAAGGTAGTAGAAAGAATAGAGCCTAAGCCTTTGCAGGAATATATTGAACCTGAAATAGTTGAAGAAACAAAGGCTGAGTTGCCTGAAATTAAGCCTGCTCCGGGTAGTATAGCTCGGGAAGTTTAA
- a CDS encoding DUF3352 domain-containing protein: MFLRKSSEQSKPCISAISPRSNLILEIHQPQVSWARLSKDTRYFEKFQGIPSFQKVVDFCRSADSLLKNNQQIGEAFKNSPLIVSVFGTESSNSEILLSANLSDPSWDGELSSILYSIFNKPGQIKEIQFQQELIYQLSPSLTSENHYCSASEGIFLLSTSQKSVEDALMQLNSNKSILDDASFAKAYKVAGKKTDANLFINYKSFGPWSGKVLESIGKESYLGIGNFASWSGIDINLKPESILISGFTWAQGTNLGISKFKQKPIEAQLCKYLPQSSSGFFFYGGSSLSDLGKEIYQSTHKSQSPDSITQHFLSWMGGELCLGILDNRDSSIQENAVLLITCNDSASASRNLAELANSGKGSGLRLLDEQFNGFSLKSLNNPGIFQSFFGSPIGTITNNYYTVIGPFVAFANNSTTLKNFITSYLSGRTLGNQDSYLKFNENLSKNSNIYLYSVPSSMGRKVRQFFSPTYLPNLGPYLDALNSFDAMAIQFANQGDGYYTSGYLSFGNSETSDSISGQEENVGWKAQLENPSSIEPLIIDNPLNEETEFIFLDDAHQLYCLSTLGRTKWKFDIKEKTKGPIYFLKNLDQEKPGLLVCTKNTIYGISLNGELLPNFPIKLDASCTSGISVFDYEKKGDYRFVFACSNEKAYNLDKTGKQVKGWTLSKVEEEIIEPFQYFQSNNKDILASFDLEGKLKLYERTGKKKTQVKEKFELSSSNGIFSHSGKNAKFPGLYFTTTDGTIIYVNGDGKIEKIKIKPVTQNHYFLAKDLDSDGTIEFIYVDLNEITIYSRQKKMIGNHKWEDVIGFPPQLISNGSKTNIGIVSGGNLFLLDSKAEAIEGFPMEGSTPFSVKFKDGKPKIVISTNGEKEVKIYSKE; encoded by the coding sequence ATGTTCTTACGAAAATCTTCAGAGCAATCCAAACCCTGTATATCAGCTATTTCTCCTCGGAGTAATTTAATTCTTGAAATCCATCAACCACAGGTAAGTTGGGCAAGATTATCGAAAGACACCAGGTATTTTGAAAAATTCCAAGGAATTCCTTCCTTTCAAAAGGTGGTAGATTTTTGTCGGTCGGCCGATTCACTTTTGAAGAACAATCAACAAATTGGTGAAGCGTTCAAAAATTCCCCATTGATTGTTTCTGTTTTTGGCACAGAATCATCCAATTCGGAGATTTTATTATCGGCCAATTTATCTGATCCTTCTTGGGATGGAGAACTTTCATCTATTTTGTATTCCATTTTTAATAAGCCGGGTCAGATTAAGGAAATTCAGTTTCAACAAGAACTCATTTACCAGCTTTCACCAAGTCTAACATCAGAGAATCATTATTGTTCTGCCTCCGAAGGTATTTTCCTCTTAAGCACTTCCCAAAAATCAGTGGAAGACGCCTTAATGCAATTAAACTCCAATAAGAGCATTTTAGATGATGCCTCCTTTGCAAAAGCATATAAAGTGGCCGGAAAAAAAACAGATGCTAATTTGTTTATCAATTACAAGTCCTTCGGTCCATGGTCTGGAAAGGTTTTAGAATCCATCGGAAAGGAATCTTATTTAGGAATCGGAAACTTTGCCTCTTGGAGCGGAATAGACATTAATTTAAAGCCTGAATCTATATTAATCAGTGGATTTACCTGGGCACAAGGAACGAATTTAGGCATTAGTAAGTTCAAACAAAAACCAATTGAGGCCCAGCTATGCAAATACCTTCCTCAATCAAGTTCAGGATTCTTTTTTTATGGTGGAAGTTCCTTATCAGACCTTGGAAAAGAGATTTACCAATCAACCCACAAAAGTCAGTCACCCGATTCCATTACCCAACATTTTCTTTCCTGGATGGGTGGAGAATTATGCCTGGGAATTTTAGACAACCGGGATTCTTCTATTCAGGAGAATGCCGTGTTATTAATAACCTGTAACGATTCTGCCTCTGCATCCAGAAATTTGGCTGAATTAGCTAACTCCGGAAAAGGAAGTGGTTTAAGGTTGTTGGATGAACAATTTAACGGATTTAGTCTTAAGAGTCTTAACAATCCTGGAATTTTTCAAAGCTTTTTTGGAAGTCCAATAGGAACCATTACCAACAATTATTATACAGTAATTGGACCTTTTGTGGCATTTGCCAATAACAGCACTACCCTTAAAAATTTTATAACAAGTTACCTTTCAGGCAGAACATTGGGCAACCAGGATTCTTACCTAAAATTCAATGAAAACCTTTCAAAAAATTCCAACATTTATCTTTACTCAGTTCCAAGTTCGATGGGAAGAAAAGTTAGACAATTCTTTTCTCCAACTTACCTACCCAACTTAGGACCTTATTTGGATGCCCTGAACTCCTTTGATGCCATGGCCATTCAGTTTGCAAACCAAGGCGATGGTTACTATACCTCCGGATATTTAAGCTTTGGAAATTCTGAAACTTCAGATTCCATTTCAGGACAAGAAGAAAATGTAGGTTGGAAGGCTCAACTGGAAAATCCGTCCTCCATTGAACCATTAATTATTGATAACCCCTTAAACGAAGAAACTGAATTTATTTTTTTAGACGATGCCCATCAACTTTATTGTCTTTCAACCTTAGGACGCACCAAATGGAAATTTGACATTAAGGAAAAAACAAAAGGTCCTATTTATTTTTTAAAAAACCTGGATCAGGAAAAACCAGGATTACTGGTTTGCACCAAAAATACCATTTATGGAATTTCCCTAAATGGGGAATTACTTCCTAATTTCCCTATTAAACTCGATGCATCATGTACTTCCGGAATTAGTGTTTTTGACTATGAGAAAAAAGGTGATTATCGTTTTGTATTTGCCTGTTCCAACGAAAAGGCTTATAACCTGGACAAAACAGGTAAACAAGTAAAAGGTTGGACATTATCCAAGGTTGAAGAAGAGATAATCGAGCCATTTCAGTATTTTCAATCAAACAATAAAGACATTTTGGCCAGTTTTGATCTTGAAGGTAAGCTTAAATTATATGAACGAACAGGGAAGAAAAAAACTCAGGTAAAAGAAAAATTCGAACTTTCTTCTTCAAACGGAATTTTCAGCCATTCCGGTAAAAATGCCAAATTTCCTGGATTGTATTTTACCACTACCGATGGAACAATTATCTATGTAAATGGAGATGGAAAGATTGAAAAAATAAAGATTAAACCTGTTACACAAAACCACTATTTCCTTGCAAAAGATTTGGATTCAGACGGAACTATTGAATTTATCTATGTTGACCTAAATGAAATTACCATTTATTCCAGACAAAAGAAAATGATTGGAAATCATAAATGGGAAGATGTAATAGGATTTCCTCCACAACTTATTAGCAATGGCTCTAAAACAAATATTGGAATTGTCAGCGGTGGAAATTTATTCCTTTTGGATTCCAAAGCCGAGGCTATAGAAGGTTTTCCAATGGAAGGATCCACTCCATTTTCGGTGAAGTTTAAGGACGGAAAGCCAAAGATTGTGATTAGTACGAACGGTGAGAAAGAAGTAAAAATTTATTCTAAAGAATAA
- a CDS encoding Re/Si-specific NAD(P)(+) transhydrogenase subunit alpha, with translation MKLGVPKERKIKENRVALTPEVVKQLVGKGYEIVVETGAGDNAHYLDADYTSAGASLSSSSDEIYTSSDVVLKVNAPEPNEVAKMKKGAILVSFMYALTSPDLVNACVQAGITAFSVDAIPRISRAQKMDALSSQANLAGYKSVILGADHLGKIFPLLMTAAGTIKPSKVVIFGAGVAGLQAIATAKRLGAIVEVSDIRPETKEQVQSLGGKFIEVKADESVKMEGGYVKGVSEEFLQRQKELVSKHVAEADLVITTALIPGRKAPVLVTESMVKSMKNGSVIVDMAVEQGGNCELSEYNKIVVKNGVTIIGEPNLPALLPFNASDLYAKNISTFLLHLSDKDGFKFEMDEEITKGSCIVKDGVKLIA, from the coding sequence ATGAAGTTAGGAGTACCTAAAGAACGAAAAATTAAAGAAAACCGAGTTGCCCTCACCCCGGAAGTTGTTAAACAATTGGTTGGAAAAGGCTATGAAATTGTGGTTGAAACAGGAGCAGGTGATAACGCCCACTATTTAGATGCGGATTATACCTCTGCCGGTGCCAGTTTGTCCTCCTCTTCCGATGAAATTTATACTTCATCTGACGTTGTTCTTAAGGTGAATGCACCGGAACCAAATGAAGTTGCTAAAATGAAAAAAGGGGCAATCCTAGTTTCATTTATGTATGCTCTCACCAGTCCCGATTTGGTTAATGCTTGTGTTCAGGCCGGAATTACTGCCTTTTCTGTTGACGCCATTCCGCGTATTTCTCGCGCTCAAAAAATGGATGCTCTTAGTTCTCAGGCCAATCTTGCCGGTTATAAATCAGTCATTCTTGGCGCCGATCATCTAGGTAAAATTTTCCCGTTGCTTATGACAGCTGCAGGTACCATTAAACCTTCTAAAGTCGTAATTTTTGGAGCAGGTGTAGCCGGACTTCAGGCCATTGCAACTGCAAAACGCTTAGGAGCAATTGTAGAGGTAAGCGATATTCGCCCTGAAACCAAAGAGCAGGTTCAATCGCTGGGCGGGAAGTTTATCGAAGTAAAGGCCGATGAAAGCGTTAAAATGGAAGGTGGTTATGTGAAAGGGGTTTCTGAAGAATTTTTGCAACGCCAAAAGGAATTGGTTTCTAAACATGTGGCCGAAGCTGATTTGGTTATCACTACAGCCTTAATACCTGGTAGAAAGGCGCCTGTGTTGGTGACTGAATCCATGGTTAAATCAATGAAAAACGGTTCCGTTATTGTTGATATGGCTGTTGAACAAGGTGGAAATTGCGAGTTAAGTGAATACAATAAAATAGTTGTAAAAAATGGGGTAACCATTATTGGTGAACCCAACCTTCCTGCTTTATTGCCTTTTAACGCAAGTGATTTGTATGCCAAAAATATCAGTACATTTCTTTTGCATCTAAGTGATAAGGATGGTTTTAAATTTGAAATGGATGAAGAAATCACCAAAGGGAGTTGCATAGTTAAAGATGGAGTTAAATTAATAGCTTAA
- a CDS encoding NAD(P) transhydrogenase subunit alpha, whose protein sequence is MDSILNFFSIHEMTIYFVVLSVFVGVEVIGRVPTVLHTPLMSGANAIHGVVIVGAIYVMLNVDPSDYVSLALGFLAVLLGTLNVVGGFVVTDRMLEMFKKK, encoded by the coding sequence ATGGATAGTATTCTAAATTTTTTCTCAATTCATGAAATGACGATATACTTCGTTGTTTTGTCTGTATTTGTTGGTGTAGAGGTAATTGGTAGGGTTCCTACGGTTTTACATACGCCACTCATGTCCGGTGCCAATGCTATTCATGGTGTTGTTATCGTTGGTGCAATCTATGTGATGTTAAATGTTGACCCTTCCGATTATGTATCCCTGGCACTCGGCTTCCTTGCAGTTTTGTTGGGTACCCTCAATGTGGTTGGTGGTTTTGTAGTTACAGACCGTATGTTGGAAATGTTTAAAAAGAAATAA